A genomic region of Friedmanniella luteola contains the following coding sequences:
- a CDS encoding DUF7507 domain-containing protein codes for MSQPAVPRPPLRALAVAAALGLALLASGGSPALAAPGYDYGDAPVDVDAGSGDPARALVTGPRLGATVSADRLDPDTGSSTKASESADGDDDDALAALPPLPVGRLTTLRLVVAVSRVTVPARLCGWVDLDLDRAFRTSERACVDVPAGARTAELRWDARAAAAGDSLVRLRIATAADEAELPDGPSASGEVEDHLLALVDPPPPPRLVLSLQTESSPTRVARLGEPVRYTYRVRNAGDVPVQGVTLTDVRVPPDQLSCSPALGAALAPSARLTCTATVLVTQDDLDFGALETAAEARAEAPSGDPDDPSDDLLAIGPATVEVRARPRLAVALTTAPARPAAGARVRATVTVTNAGNVTLTRVGLDAVRPQLSGVRCAPDRPARLAPGAELVCTGAFVVAPGDARRGRAEVRAGGRAEQPYGTTATRRDDVVARTTVALPLTRLVEPPAPAPEDTPTSRPEPEPTASAATPEPSARAEGLADSGGPGPVPALAGLLAAAGGGAVVALRARRPR; via the coding sequence ATGTCCCAGCCCGCTGTGCCGCGCCCGCCGCTGCGCGCCCTGGCCGTGGCGGCGGCACTGGGCCTCGCCCTGCTCGCGTCCGGAGGGTCGCCCGCCCTGGCGGCGCCCGGCTACGACTACGGTGACGCGCCCGTCGACGTCGATGCGGGCTCCGGGGACCCCGCCCGCGCGCTGGTCACGGGTCCGCGGCTCGGCGCGACCGTCTCCGCCGACCGGCTCGACCCCGACACCGGCTCCAGCACCAAGGCGTCGGAGTCCGCCGACGGCGACGACGACGACGCCCTGGCCGCGCTCCCGCCCCTGCCGGTCGGCCGCCTGACGACCCTCCGCCTGGTGGTCGCCGTCAGCCGGGTGACGGTGCCGGCCCGGCTGTGCGGCTGGGTGGACCTCGACCTCGACCGCGCCTTCCGCACCAGCGAACGGGCCTGCGTCGACGTCCCGGCCGGCGCTCGCACGGCCGAGCTCCGCTGGGACGCCCGCGCGGCGGCGGCGGGGGACAGCCTGGTCCGGCTGCGGATCGCGACCGCGGCGGACGAGGCCGAGCTGCCCGACGGCCCGTCCGCCTCCGGGGAGGTCGAGGACCACCTGCTCGCGCTCGTCGACCCGCCGCCCCCGCCCCGGCTCGTGCTGAGCCTGCAGACCGAGTCCAGCCCCACCCGCGTCGCCCGCCTGGGCGAGCCGGTCCGCTACACCTACCGCGTGCGCAACGCGGGCGACGTGCCCGTCCAGGGCGTCACCCTCACCGACGTCCGGGTCCCGCCCGACCAGCTCTCCTGCAGCCCCGCCCTGGGGGCGGCCCTGGCCCCCAGCGCCCGGCTGACCTGCACCGCGACCGTCCTCGTCACCCAGGACGACCTCGACTTCGGGGCGCTGGAGACGGCGGCCGAGGCCCGGGCCGAGGCGCCGTCCGGTGACCCGGACGACCCGTCCGACGACCTCCTCGCCATCGGACCGGCCACGGTCGAGGTGCGGGCCCGGCCCCGGCTGGCGGTCGCGCTGACCACCGCACCCGCACGACCCGCGGCCGGGGCCCGGGTGCGGGCGACGGTGACCGTGACCAACGCCGGGAACGTGACGCTGACCCGGGTCGGCCTCGACGCGGTGCGCCCCCAGCTCAGCGGCGTCCGGTGTGCGCCGGACCGCCCGGCCCGGCTCGCCCCGGGCGCGGAGCTGGTCTGCACGGGCGCGTTCGTGGTGGCCCCCGGCGACGCCCGCCGCGGCCGGGCCGAGGTCCGGGCCGGAGGGCGGGCCGAGCAGCCGTACGGGACCACGGCGACGCGCCGGGACGACGTCGTCGCCCGCACGACGGTGGCCCTCCCGCTGACCCGGCTGGTCGAGCCGCCCGCGCCGGCGCCGGAGGACACCCCGACCTCGCGGCCGGAGCCGGAGCCGACGGCGTCCGCTGCGACACCGGAACCGTCCGCTCGGGCGGAGGGGCTGGCCGACTCGGGCGGGCCGGGACCGGTCCCGGCGCTGGCCGGGCTGCTGGCGGCGGCCGGCGGCGGCGCCGTCGTGGCCTTGCGCGCGCGCCGGCCGCGCTGA
- a CDS encoding DNA recombination protein RmuC gives MDGFVVVALVCGLVLGLLVGAVVALQVARARREVLVAQDDAQLAQARTELALAQSEAAAARGEAAQARMETAQVRSEHAQARTETERARADLAEVRAASSTEAAEARAEASAAQAEAAEVSAAVARAVAERDAAVQRAQEVAADRAAMLDHFKVLSAESLERQGRSADAQAEHRLKATEQLMLPVRESLDRFSSRLTEVEKERVAMSTDLRIQVQTVQQTGETLRRETSALVTALRKPQVRGSWGEVQLKRVAELAGMVERCDFDLQNTTRADDRTMRPDMRVHLAEGKHLFVDSKVPLSSFLEAAETDDPDLKREALARYARHVRTHVDQLSSKQYWKAAETPEFVVLFLPNEQFFTTALEQIPDLYDYAAHRDVVLATPTTLIGMLRAVAYGWKQAALAESAAEVFKLGRDLHEKLGLMGNRFDKLGRALRTSVNAYNETIATVEGTVLVRARKFRDLKVSEKELVTLSPVDEPVRQIQAVELVDDAVKVEPLVGRGSRRRAHAVPEAAELVRPEPDLLELVESTAPDVADEQDRASS, from the coding sequence ATGGACGGGTTCGTGGTGGTGGCGTTGGTGTGCGGGTTGGTGCTGGGCCTGCTCGTGGGCGCGGTGGTGGCCCTGCAGGTCGCGCGCGCCCGCCGCGAGGTGCTGGTCGCCCAGGACGACGCCCAGCTGGCGCAGGCCCGCACGGAGCTGGCCCTGGCCCAGTCCGAGGCGGCCGCCGCCCGCGGTGAGGCCGCCCAGGCCCGGATGGAGACGGCGCAGGTGCGCTCCGAGCACGCCCAGGCGCGGACGGAGACGGAGCGGGCGCGGGCCGACCTGGCCGAGGTCAGGGCCGCGTCGTCGACCGAGGCCGCCGAGGCGCGGGCGGAGGCGTCCGCCGCGCAGGCCGAGGCCGCCGAGGTGTCGGCGGCGGTCGCCCGCGCCGTGGCGGAGCGGGACGCGGCGGTGCAGCGCGCCCAGGAGGTCGCCGCCGACCGGGCGGCGATGCTCGACCACTTCAAGGTGCTGTCGGCGGAGAGCCTGGAGCGCCAGGGCCGGAGCGCCGACGCGCAGGCCGAGCACCGGCTCAAGGCGACCGAGCAGCTGATGCTGCCCGTCCGGGAGAGCCTCGACCGCTTCAGCAGCCGGCTCACCGAGGTGGAGAAGGAGCGGGTCGCGATGTCGACCGACCTGCGGATCCAGGTGCAGACGGTGCAGCAGACCGGGGAGACGCTCCGCCGCGAGACCAGCGCGCTCGTGACGGCACTGCGCAAGCCGCAGGTGCGCGGCTCCTGGGGCGAGGTGCAGCTGAAGCGGGTGGCCGAGCTGGCCGGCATGGTCGAGCGCTGCGACTTCGACCTGCAGAACACGACCCGGGCCGACGACCGCACGATGCGCCCCGACATGCGGGTGCACCTGGCCGAGGGCAAGCACCTGTTCGTCGACTCCAAGGTGCCCCTCAGCTCCTTCCTCGAGGCGGCGGAGACCGACGACCCGGACCTCAAGCGGGAGGCCCTGGCCCGCTACGCCCGGCACGTCCGCACCCACGTCGACCAGCTGTCGTCCAAGCAGTACTGGAAGGCGGCGGAGACCCCGGAGTTCGTCGTCCTCTTCCTGCCCAACGAGCAGTTCTTCACCACCGCGCTGGAGCAGATCCCCGACCTCTACGACTACGCGGCGCACCGCGACGTCGTGCTGGCCACCCCGACGACGCTGATCGGCATGCTCCGCGCCGTCGCCTACGGTTGGAAGCAGGCCGCGCTGGCCGAGAGCGCCGCCGAGGTGTTCAAGCTGGGACGCGACCTGCACGAGAAGCTCGGCCTGATGGGCAACCGGTTCGACAAGCTCGGCCGCGCCCTGCGCACCTCGGTGAACGCCTACAACGAGACCATCGCGACGGTCGAGGGCACGGTGCTCGTCCGGGCCCGCAAGTTCCGTGACCTCAAGGTGAGCGAGAAGGAGCTGGTGACCCTCTCCCCCGTCGACGAGCCGGTCCGCCAGATCCAGGCGGTGGAGCTGGTGGACGACGCCGTCAAGGTCGAGCCGCTGGTCGGCCGGGGCAGCCGGCGCCGGGCCCACGCGGTCCCGGAGGCGGCGGAGCTGGTGCGGCCGGAGCCGGACCTACTGGAGCTGGTGGAGAGCACCGCGCCCGACGTCGCCGACGAGCAGGACCGGGCGTCGTCCTGA